In Erigeron canadensis isolate Cc75 chromosome 1, C_canadensis_v1, whole genome shotgun sequence, a single window of DNA contains:
- the LOC122584997 gene encoding probable GABA transporter 2, giving the protein MTTIHLQQPLLQSEAPPLAENKNTRQGDAGAAFVLESKGEWYHAGFHLTTAIVGPTILTLPYAFRGLGWGLGFFCLTVMGVVTFYSYYLLSLVLERCEREGRRHIRFRELASDVLGSGWMYYFVIFIQTAINTGISIGAILLAGECLQIMYTSVSPDGPLHLWEFIAMVTAVMIVLSQLPTFHSLRHVNLASLFLSLAYTFIVVGACLNAGLSKNAPPRDYSLETSKFSMVMSAFTSISIIAAIFGNGIVPEIQATLAPPVTGKMFKGLMMCYSVIFVTFYSAAVSGYWVFGNKASSNILKSLMPDEGPALAPTWLLGLGVIFVLLQLFAIGLVYSQVAYEIMETKSADVNQGMFSKRNLIPRIILRTLYMIFCGFFAAMLPFFGDINGVVGALGFIPLDFILPMLLYNMTYKPSKTSFTYWINVGIMVVFTGVGLLGSFSSLRKLILDASKFQLFSDDVVD; this is encoded by the exons ATGACGACGATTCATCTACAACAACCTTTATTACAATCAG AAGCTCCTCCACTAGCCGAAAACAAAAACACCCGCCAAGGAGATGCAGGCGCGGCTTTCGTGCTTGAATCAAAAG GTGAATGGTATCATGCCGGGTTTCACCTTACTACGGCGATAGTTGGACCTACTATACTTACGTTGCCGTATGCGTTTAGAGGGTTAGGATGGGGACTTGGTTTCTTTTGTCTAACGGTTATGGGGGTAGTCACGTTTTACTCTTATTATCTCTTGTCCCTGGTTCTTGAGCGCTGCGAAAGGGAGGGGCGACGCCATATTCGTTTTCGGGAACTTGCTTCTGATGTATTAG GATCTGGTTGGATGtactattttgtaatttttatacaAACGGCCATTAACACTGGCATAAGTATAGGAGCCATCTTGCTTGCGGGGGAATGCCTTCAG ATAATGTATACGAGTGTTTCTCCTGATGGACCCCTTCATCTATGGGAGTTCATAGCAATGGTGACAGCTGTCATGATAGTTCTGTCTCAGTTGCCAACGTTTCATTCCCTTCGACATGTAAACTTGGCTTCACTTTTCTTAAGTTTGGCCTACACATTCATTGTTGTTGGTGCTTGCCTTAATGCGG GCCTATCAAAAAATGCACCCCCAAGAGATTATTCGTTAGAAACTTCAAAATTTTCCATGGTTATGAGTGCCTTCACTTCCATCTCTATAATCGCTGCCATATTTGGAAACGGAATTGTACCTGAGATACAA GCTACGTTAGCACCACCAGTAACCGGGAAGATGTTTAAAGGGCTAATGATGTGTTACTCCGTGATTTTCGTGACTTTTTACTCTGCTGCAGTTTCTGGGTACTGGGTGTTTGGCAACAAAGCTAGCTCAAACATTCTTAAGAGTCTCATGCCAGATGAGGGACCTGCCCTAGCTCCAACTTGGCTTCTAGGACTTGGAGTTATTTTTGTTCTTCTTCAACTCTTTGCCATTGGCCTG GTTTATTCTCAAGTCGCGTATGAGATCATGGAAACAAAATCGGCAGATGTGAATCAAGGGATGTTCTCAAAACGAAACCTAATCCCAAGAATAATTCTCCGAACACTCTACATGATATTTTGTGGATTTTTTGCTGCAATGCTACCATTTTTTGGAGACATTAATGGGGTTGTTGGAGCCCTTGGTTTCATTCCATTGGATTTTATTCTACCAATGCTTCTATACAACATGACTTACAAGCCGTCAAAAACTTCATTCACTTATTGGATTAATGTTGGTATTATGGTTGTTTTTACGGGTGTTGGCTTGCTGGGTTCCTTCTCTTCTTTAAGGAAGCTGATTCTTGATGCTAGTAAGTTCCAGCTGTTTAGTGATGATGTGGTTGATTGA
- the LOC122599588 gene encoding COP1-interactive protein 1 — protein MKKHRFRNKLNLILGSHIDPDKDEELKGSNIVMEDNYKKILELLKEEDKGDRNKVVELIEDFHKHHQTIYERYDHITGELRAKVHSKKEKDSSSSSSSDSDSDDLLTKKGSKNGKLNVVDILKEQLQAATTQIDELTGKLAIVIEEKETLSSECLATSNKLQETEKKFGELNLEADRLHEENSKLLANNEDLNLKFEKSKVLEGELKAVIVGLEGENESFKSELSGMKEKLEATEDELSNLSKTLEASDAEKNSLLMKGSELADEIKVYHEKVEELANECGQLKEKLADKEKELLSHTEMHISHKSETEIKIRGFEEEFENLNSQKKVIEIQKEESQYQIENLTERVSNLQKELESLSIQKSNLEEDTKALMDKVNEKQEEIVSLCNQKLESESQLEKSISEVSGCLIQIDSLKEDLAGKQADEQKLLEEKEVFLVRVRELEEEVKSLHGLKADLQTSVSTKTQEIADYVIQIENFKEEVAKMTLDQAQTAEECESKIKDLELKLQSANNMKIESETQLEKKGLEISELLVAIQCLREELESKSKEQEKTIEEKERFESMVKDLELQTVTLNNLKHEAEIHLEKKGAEIAELSVLSQTLKEELETQSKERERIVEEKDGFELMVKDLELQLESLRNLKTESENQLEKKGVEIAQLLVLSQTLKEELESKSKEQEKTTEEKDGYESKVKDLELKVESLNNLKNESEVQLEKKGAEIAELLVLSQTLKEELESKSKEQEETVKEKEGYESKVKDLEVQLESLNNLKNESEMQLEKKGADITELLSLNQCLREELESKSRELAEEKKDNESRVKDLELKLESLTNLKNESEVHLEKKGSKIAELMILSQSLKEELESKSREHTKTAEEKEGYESKVKDLKLQLELLNNSKIELELQLEKKGIEISELVILNQSLKEELESKSKDQAKTVEEKESYESKANDLELKLESLNSLKVELESQLEKKCTEISELLIQSQSLKEELESKSKDQAKTVEEKEGYESQVKDLELKLKSLETLKNESEMQLEKKGLELSELTILIETLKEQLESKSQDQTRTVEEKESYATKINELEKELNSVNGLKDELEKKFESEKRDDLQLQNQLQDKIQELETTLAEKEQSVEQLEEAIEDLKGDLEIKGDDITTLTETVRNLEVKIRLANQKLRVTEQTLSEKEGEHAGKEEKLHQENKSLVLRISTLSEIIASYKESEENVRKEITQKVKEITGGMDSLTVKFEEDHGHVLTQIYEIMNEIQVSKISIKNMSSEKDDLKEKVAKLVVQLKALEIEKEKLKNSLDQLVHKTTGNDEKIKELEKQLHLKDEGLLDLGEEKREAIRQLCMLVDYQRDRYDHLHELLSKKTNVERRQTAR, from the exons atgaaaaagCATCGGTTCAGAAATAAACTTAACTTAATTCTTGGAAGTCATATTGATCCTGACAAAGATGAGGAGCTTAAAGGAAGTAATATAG TAATGGAGGACAACTATAAGAAGATTCTAGAGCTTCTCAAAGAGGAAGACAAGGGTGACAGAAACAAAGTTGTGGAGTTGATTGAAGATTTCCACAAACATCATCAAACCATTTATGAGCGTTACGATCATATCACAGGAGAGCTGAGGGCAAAAGTTcattcaaagaaagaaaaggacTCTTCTTCCTCATCCAGCtcagattcagattcagatgatTTATTAACCAAAAAAGGCAGTAAAAATGGGAAGTTGAATGTAGTAGACATCCTCAAAGAACAACTTCAAGCTGCAACAACACAAATTGATGAGTTGACTGGAAAGTTGGCCATTGTAATAGAAGAGAAGGAAACACTGAGTTCAGAATGTCTGGCCACTTCAAACAAATTACAGGAAACCGAAAAGAAGTTCGGAGAGTTGAATCTTGAAGCTGATAGATTGCACGAAGAAAACTCTAAACTTTTGGCTAACAACGAAGACCTCAATCTGAAATTTGAAAAGTCCAAAGTGCTAGAAGGAGAACTTAAAGCCGTTATTGTTGGGTTGGAAGGAGAAAATGAGAGTTTCAAGTCAGAACTTTCTGGAATGAAGGAGAAACTAGAAGCTACAGAAGACGAACTATCCAACTTAAGCAAAACATTAGAAGCTTCTGATGCAGAGAAGAACTCTCTATTAATGAAGGGTTCAGAGTTGGCAGATGAGATCAAAGTGTATCATGAAAAAGTCGAAGAACTTGCCAATGAATGCGGccaattaaaagaaaagttgGCTGACAAAGAGAAAGAGCTTCTTAGTCATACAGAGATGCATATCTCTCACAAAAGTGAAACGGAAATCAAAATAAGGGGTTTTGAAGAAGAGTTTGAAAACTTGAATTCCCAGAAAAAAGTGATTGAGATTCAAAAAGAAGAATCCCAATATCAAATAGAGAATTTGACAGAAAGAGTCAGCAATTTGCAAAAGGAGTTGGAATCTTTGAGCATTCAGAAAAGTAATTTGGAAGAAGATACGAAGGCTTTAATGGATAAAGTAAATGAAAAGCAAGAAGAAATTGTGTCTTTATGCAACCAAAAACTTGAATCAGAAAGTCAACTGGAGAAAAGTATTTCGGAAGTTTCTGGTTGCTTGATCCAGATAGATTCTCTGAAAGAGGATCTGGCAGGTAAACAGGCAGATGAACAGAAATTGCTAGAAGAGAAAGAAGTGTTTCTTGTTCGGGTTAGGGAGTTAGAGGAAGAGGTCAAGTCGTTGCATGGTCTAAAGGCTGATTTACAAACATCAGTCAGCACAAAAACTCAGGAAATTGCAGACTATGTTATTCAGATAGAGAATTTCAAAGAGGAGGTTGCAAAAATGACTCTTGATCAGGCGCAGACTGCGGAAGAATGTGAGTCAAAGATCAAAGATCTGGAACTAAAGCTTCAATCCGCCAATAATATGAAAATCGAATCAGAAACACAACTTGAGAAAAAAGGCCTTGAAATATCAGAACTTTTAGTTGCGATTCAATGTCTTAGAGAAGAACTCGAAAGTAAGTCAAAAGAACAAGAGAAGACGATCGAAGAGAAGGAACGCTTTGAGTCAATGGTCAAAGATCTAGAGTTGCAGACGGTAACGTTAAACAACCTGAAACATGAAGCTGAAATTCATCTCGAGAAAAAGGGTGCCGAGATTGCAGAACTCTCAGTTCTGAGTCAAACTCTGAAAGAGGAACTTGAAACTCAGTCAAAAGAACGAGAGAGGATAGTGGAAGAGAAAGATGGCTTTGAGTTAATGGTGAAAGATCTAGAATTGCAGCTCGAATCATTAAGAAACCTTAAAACTGAATCGGAAAATCAACTTGAGAAAAAGGGTGTTGAGATTGCACAACTACTAGTTCTGAGTCAAACTTTGAAAGAAGAACTTGAAAGCAAGTCAAAAGAACAAGAGAAGACAACGGAAGAGAAAGATGGCTATGAGTCAAAGGTCAAAGATCTAGAGCTGAAAGTTGAATCACTAAACAACCTGAAAAATGAATCCGAAGTTCAACTCGAGAAAAAGGGTGCTGAGATCGCAGAACTCTTAGTTCTTAGTCAAACCCTGAAAGAAGAACTTGAAAGTAAGTCAAAAGAACAAGAGGAGACAGTCAAAGAGAAAGAAGGCTATGAGTCTAAGGTGAAAGATCTAGAAGTGCAGCTAGAATCACTAAACAACTTGAAAAATGAATCCGAAATGCAACTTGAGAAAAAGGGTGCTGATATTACAGAACTTCTAAGCCTGAACCAGTGTCTGAGAGAAGAACTTGAGAGCAAGTCAAGAGAGCTAGCTGAAGAGAAGAAAGATAATGAGTCTAGGGTCAAAGATCTAGAATTGAAGCTTGAATCCTTGACAAACCTGAAAAATGAATCAGAAGTACACCTCGAGAAAAAGGGTTCTAAGATTGCAGAACTCATGATTCTGAGCCAAAGTTTGAAAGAAGAACTTGAAAGCAAGTCAAGAGAACACACGAAGACAGCGGAAGAGAAAGAAGGCTACGAGTCAAAGGTCAAAGATCTCAAATTGCAGCTAGAATTgttaaacaactcgaaaattgAATTGGAACTGCAACTTGAGAAAAAGGGTATTGAAATTtctgaacttgtaatcttgaaTCAAAGTTTGAAAGAAGAGCTTGAAAGCAAGTCCAAAGATCAAGCAAAGACTGTGGAAGAGAAGGAAAGCTATGAATCAAAAGCCAACGATCTAGAATTAAAGCTCGAATCCTTGAACAGCTTGAAAGTTGAATTAGAGTCTCAACTCGAGAAGAAGTGTACGGAAATTTCAGAACTCTTAATTCAGAGTCAAAGTCTAAAAGAAGAACTTGAAAGCAAGTCAAAAGATCAAGCAAAAACAGTGGAAGAGAAGGAAGGTTATGAGTCACAGGTCAAAGATCTGGAACTGAAACTCAAATCCTTGGAGACTCTGAAAAATGAATCAGAAATGCAACTTGAGAAGAAAGGTCTCGAACTTTCTGAACTTACAATCCTAATTGAAACTCTGAAGGAACAACTCGAAAGCAAATCACAAGATCAAACAAGGACGGTGGAAGAGAAGGAAAGCTATGCAACAAAAATCAATGAACTTGAAAAGGAATTAAATTCTGTGAATGGCTTAAAGGATGAGTTGGAGAAGAAATTTGAAAGCGAGAAACGTGATGATCTTCAGCTACAAAACCAACTGCAAGATAAAATTCAAGAACTGGAAACAACTTTAGCTGAAAAAGAACAAAGTGTTGAGCAATTGGAGGAAGCCATTGAAGACCTTAAAGGAGATCTTGAAATCAAAGGAGACGATATCACCACTTTGACTGAAACTGTCCGAAACCTTGAAGTCAAAATCCGTCTCGCAAACCAGAAACTTCGTGTAACAGAACAGACACTGAGTGAAAAAGAAGGTGAACACGCAGGCAAAGAGGAGAAGCTGCATCAAGAAAACAAATCACTTGTATTGAGAATATCTACATTATCAGAAATAATCGCCAGTTACAAAGAATCTGAAGAGAATGTTAGAAAGGAGATCACACAAAAGGTTAAGGAGATAACAGGTGGCATGGATTCACTTACAgtgaagtttgaagaagatcACGGACACGTATTAACACAGATTTACGAAATCATGAATGAAATTCAAGTTTCTAAGATTTCGATAAAGAACATGAGTTCTGAGAAAGATGATCTAAAGGAAAAAGTGGCAAAACTGGTGGTACAACTGAAGGCACTTGAAATAGAGAAGGAGAAACTGAAGAATTCCCTTGATCAGCTTGTTCACAAAACAACTGGGAACGATGAGAAGATCAAAGAGTTGGAAAAACAGCTTCATTTGAAAGATGAGGGGTTACTGGATCTCGGAGAGGAGAAAAGAGAAGCCATAAGACAGCTATGTATGTTGGTTGATTATCAACGTGACCGTTATGATCATCTCCACGAACTTCTTTCAAAGAAAACCAATGTTGAAAGAAGGCAAACGGCAAGGTAA
- the LOC122585421 gene encoding uncharacterized protein LOC122585421, whose amino-acid sequence MPTFSLIKIDQELRVDRKMEKEATTKTLPQKAKLKQQREVWDCESSLYDSFELKSFEKQLDSAISARTMSMPHLSSTSTRPRQPPPPTTNYDHKQQPAAASKKHSRLTRSLNKFLKSVFRPRNYTSSSSSSSRYEGMYGYDTSSALSTIPELPETTVPDFDRLSSEFDRLSPDMKSLVTRSRSDRFVMPTSVGVSCA is encoded by the coding sequence aTGCCGACTTTCTCTCTGATCAAGATTGATCAAGAACTACGAGTAGATCGAAAGATGGAAAAAGAAGCAACAACAAAAACACTACCCCAAAAAGCTAAACTCAAACAACAACGTGAAGTATGGGATTGTGAAAGCTCTCTTTACGACTCTTTTGAGCTCAAATCTTTTGAGAAACAACTCGATTCCGCTATCTCCGCTAGAACCATGTCAATGCCTCACCTCTCTTCAACTTCCACCCGTCCTCGtcaaccaccgccaccaacTACTAATTATGATCACAAACAACAACCCGCCGCCGCCTCTAAGAAACACTCAAGACTCACACGGTCCCTTAACAAATTCCTAAAATCAGTTTTTCGGCCTAGAAAttatacatcatcatcatcatcatcatcgagaTATGAAGGTATGTATGGATATGACACTTCAAGTGCTCTTTCCACTATCCCGGAGCTCCCAGAAACAACGGTTCCAGATTTCGATAGGCTTTCTTCAGAATTTGACAGGCTTTCACCTGACATGAAGTCGTTGGTGACGAGATCGCGCTCTGATCGATTCGTCATGCCAACTTCTGTGGGTGTATCGTGTGCTTAG